The Polyangiaceae bacterium genome includes a region encoding these proteins:
- a CDS encoding sigma 54-interacting transcriptional regulator, translating to MTRPLLLGAGPSADVRIADPTVSARHCRLVGTPRGVVIEDVGSKNGLFVGSARVPRAVLSGRAGVFVIGRTSVVVRGASEPDGALEGDGIPGLVGSSQAMLQVAELVRRHAPLKAPVLVRGESGTGKDVVAQALHRLSGRGGAYVPLNVGAIAESLADGELFGHCRGAFTGAIATRSGAFEQAQRGTIFLDEVAELSSSVQVKLLRVVEDGWVRPVGANQASQIDVRVVSATWAPLEERVEQGRFRADLLHRLSTIVIQIPPLRQRKSDIPMLSQALLARYLPEVGPKRLTSGAIAKLVEYPWPGNVRELGAVLYRAAVAAPATVIDTCHVQLPVSASNKRPQALSPEAALELLARHRGVTAAAARAAGVPRSTFRSWLDKAGG from the coding sequence ATGACGCGGCCGCTGTTGCTCGGTGCCGGGCCGAGCGCCGACGTGAGGATCGCCGACCCGACGGTGAGCGCACGGCATTGCCGGCTAGTCGGGACGCCGCGCGGCGTGGTGATCGAAGACGTGGGCTCGAAGAACGGCCTGTTCGTCGGCTCGGCTCGGGTGCCCCGAGCGGTTCTCTCCGGGCGAGCGGGGGTGTTCGTGATCGGAAGGACCAGCGTCGTGGTCCGTGGCGCGAGCGAGCCCGACGGCGCCCTCGAAGGCGACGGGATCCCGGGCCTCGTGGGCAGCTCTCAGGCGATGTTGCAGGTCGCGGAGCTGGTGCGGAGGCACGCGCCGCTCAAGGCGCCGGTCCTGGTGCGGGGCGAGTCGGGCACCGGGAAGGACGTCGTCGCGCAGGCGTTGCATCGGCTCAGCGGTCGCGGCGGCGCGTACGTTCCGCTCAACGTCGGCGCGATCGCCGAATCGCTCGCCGACGGAGAACTGTTCGGGCATTGTCGAGGTGCCTTCACGGGCGCCATCGCGACGCGCTCCGGCGCGTTCGAGCAAGCGCAGCGTGGGACGATCTTCCTGGACGAGGTGGCGGAGCTGTCCTCGAGCGTGCAGGTGAAGCTCTTGCGCGTGGTGGAGGACGGCTGGGTACGACCGGTCGGAGCCAACCAAGCGAGTCAGATCGACGTTCGCGTGGTGTCTGCGACCTGGGCGCCGCTCGAGGAGCGGGTGGAGCAAGGGCGGTTTCGCGCCGACCTCTTGCACCGACTCAGCACCATCGTGATTCAGATCCCCCCGCTCCGGCAGCGCAAGAGCGACATTCCCATGCTGAGCCAGGCGCTGCTCGCACGCTACCTGCCGGAGGTCGGCCCCAAGCGACTGACCAGCGGCGCCATCGCCAAGCTGGTGGAGTATCCCTGGCCTGGCAACGTGCGCGAGCTCGGCGCGGTGCTGTACCGCGCGGCGGTCGCCGCCCCCGCGACGGTGATCGACACCTGCCACGTTCAGCTGCCGGTGAGCGCGAGCAACAAGAGGCCGCAGGCGCTCTCGCCGGAGGCCGCGCTGGAGCTACTCGCGCGCCACCGCGGAGTCACCGCGGCGGCCGCGCGGGCCGCGGGCGTGCCGCGTTCGACCTTCCGCTCCTGGCTGGACAAAGCCGGCGGGTGA
- a CDS encoding tetratricopeptide repeat protein, with protein sequence MTRRFASIFAVLLAMTLPLVTSGVALAQDDASIQMARERFQEGVKFYDQKQYDKARAAFLQAYALKKHPAVLLNLAQSELRSGREADSAKHFAQYLRENKEATPAERQEAEKGLAAAKASVGELNITVVDGADVYVNGNLEGRSPLGGPVYLKPGSHNLEARKDGKSAASPVTAIAGQTGSVELSFTGPSGPVAGPTPVGPGAGADPAGGPPGPVPPGGGLGAPPPGEPPQADKGSDKPSFLAWAKQKPLAWVGGGVAVLGLAGGIGFALTSSASYDDAETIRQKIIDQAQKDGVSGPCGPPPKTTPTNYTNACDKYQQRVDDGDSQKSLSTVSFVIAGVAVAGTVVYYFLDTGSNKASIGQRERGRRAATKSHGLRASVVPFVGPNERGLGVVGQF encoded by the coding sequence ATGACCCGCCGATTCGCCTCCATATTCGCCGTGCTTCTGGCCATGACCCTGCCTCTCGTCACGAGCGGCGTCGCCCTGGCGCAGGACGACGCCTCGATCCAGATGGCGCGCGAGCGGTTTCAAGAGGGCGTGAAGTTCTACGACCAGAAACAGTACGACAAGGCGCGCGCCGCCTTCTTGCAAGCGTACGCGCTGAAGAAGCACCCTGCGGTGCTGCTCAACTTGGCACAGAGCGAGCTGCGCTCGGGCCGAGAGGCCGACTCCGCTAAGCATTTCGCGCAGTACCTCCGCGAGAACAAGGAGGCGACGCCGGCGGAACGCCAGGAGGCCGAGAAGGGCCTCGCGGCGGCCAAGGCCAGCGTGGGCGAGCTCAACATCACGGTCGTCGACGGTGCCGACGTGTACGTGAACGGCAACCTCGAAGGGCGCTCGCCGCTCGGCGGCCCCGTCTACCTCAAGCCGGGCTCGCACAACCTCGAGGCGCGCAAGGACGGCAAGAGCGCAGCGTCGCCGGTCACCGCCATCGCAGGCCAAACCGGCTCGGTCGAGCTCTCCTTCACGGGGCCCAGCGGGCCGGTGGCTGGCCCAACGCCGGTGGGCCCCGGAGCGGGCGCTGACCCTGCGGGCGGGCCGCCCGGACCCGTTCCACCCGGCGGCGGCCTCGGAGCCCCCCCGCCCGGCGAGCCGCCGCAGGCCGACAAAGGCAGCGACAAGCCGAGCTTTCTGGCCTGGGCCAAGCAGAAGCCCCTGGCCTGGGTCGGCGGCGGCGTGGCCGTGCTCGGCCTCGCGGGCGGTATCGGCTTCGCGCTGACCTCGAGCGCGAGCTACGACGACGCCGAGACCATCCGGCAGAAGATCATCGACCAAGCCCAGAAAGATGGCGTGTCCGGGCCTTGTGGCCCGCCGCCCAAGACCACCCCGACCAACTACACGAACGCCTGCGACAAGTACCAGCAGCGCGTGGACGACGGCGACTCGCAGAAGAGCCTCTCGACCGTGAGCTTCGTGATCGCCGGCGTCGCCGTGGCCGGCACCGTCGTCTATTACTTCCTCGATACCGGCTCGAACAAGGCCAGCATCGGTCAGCGCGAGCGCGGACGCCGCGCCGCAACCAAGAGCCACGGCCTCCGAGCTTCGGTCGTGCCGTTCGTGGGCCCGAACGAGCGCGGCCTCGGCGTGGTCGGTCAGTTCTGA
- a CDS encoding N-acetylmuramoyl-L-alanine amidase: MAVLRLAPFGSVLALVVACASGSASPTGSASASAQPRAPLSVLPSRAEAVAEADALAVAAGKASGNEATALSRSAAELRARLWRLEHREPDVLEALELYRGLESATGEGACLARLERALLEGEHKQSPAETYARAYRVKVGAESSACRERAENVLATLAAFRPLPNVLAEIDRQAGGGDAGGADAGAARGANVRIDAHGPVVVPTLGAGKRAGPVRITNIERYGAKDAARVVVFVTHPTLFDVGFIPAEGAARGPRLYVDIDGATYKGALEHKVGGLVERVRLGKREKGTRVVLDLAQAVHRKVFYLPEPFRLVIDVSTAPTAAPAPEPTTGPRTIRRVVLDPGHGGHDPGAVGPAGLREKDVTLDVAHRAAPILARELGVATLLTRDSDDFVALDERTARANAFQADLFVSIHCNASEDPSARGFMTFVLDDSRDTLASAVAARENAASAAAAAELANAMSRVLDAGSLSRSVRLADLLQKSALASFAQSYSDEPDGGVKRAGFYVLAGARMPAVLFETSFISNPLGESRLNTGDYRQKLADAIVNSVRAYREGR; this comes from the coding sequence ATGGCGGTCCTTCGCCTCGCCCCCTTCGGCTCCGTGCTCGCCCTCGTGGTCGCTTGCGCCAGCGGCTCTGCGAGCCCGACCGGGTCCGCGTCGGCGAGCGCCCAGCCGCGCGCTCCGCTCTCCGTGTTGCCCAGCCGCGCCGAGGCGGTGGCGGAGGCCGATGCGCTCGCGGTCGCCGCCGGCAAGGCGAGCGGCAATGAAGCCACCGCGCTCTCTCGCAGCGCGGCGGAGCTGCGTGCGCGCCTCTGGCGCCTGGAGCACCGCGAGCCGGACGTGCTCGAGGCGCTCGAGCTCTACCGCGGGCTCGAGTCGGCAACCGGGGAGGGGGCTTGCCTCGCGCGGCTGGAGCGAGCGCTGCTCGAGGGCGAGCACAAGCAGTCGCCCGCCGAGACCTATGCTCGAGCGTATCGGGTGAAGGTCGGCGCGGAGTCTAGCGCCTGCCGCGAGCGCGCGGAGAACGTGCTCGCCACGCTCGCGGCGTTTCGTCCGCTGCCCAACGTACTCGCCGAGATAGATCGCCAGGCCGGCGGTGGGGACGCCGGTGGCGCCGACGCCGGCGCGGCGCGCGGCGCGAACGTTCGCATCGACGCGCACGGTCCTGTGGTGGTTCCGACCCTCGGGGCCGGCAAGCGCGCCGGACCGGTGCGCATCACCAACATCGAGCGCTACGGAGCCAAAGACGCCGCTCGCGTCGTCGTGTTCGTGACTCACCCCACGCTGTTCGACGTCGGCTTCATTCCCGCCGAGGGCGCGGCGCGAGGACCGCGCTTGTACGTGGACATCGACGGCGCGACCTACAAGGGAGCGCTCGAGCACAAGGTGGGCGGGCTGGTGGAGCGAGTCCGCCTGGGCAAGCGCGAGAAGGGCACGCGGGTGGTGCTCGACCTGGCGCAGGCGGTTCACCGCAAGGTGTTCTACCTGCCCGAGCCATTCCGCCTGGTGATCGACGTGTCCACGGCGCCGACGGCCGCTCCCGCGCCGGAGCCCACGACGGGCCCGCGGACGATTCGCCGCGTCGTCCTCGACCCCGGTCACGGCGGCCACGACCCCGGCGCGGTGGGACCGGCGGGGCTCAGGGAGAAAGACGTCACGCTCGACGTCGCACACCGCGCCGCGCCGATCCTGGCGCGCGAGCTGGGCGTGGCCACGCTCCTGACCCGCGACTCCGACGACTTCGTCGCGCTCGACGAGCGCACGGCACGCGCCAACGCGTTCCAAGCAGATCTGTTCGTGTCCATCCACTGCAACGCCAGCGAAGACCCGAGCGCGCGCGGCTTCATGACCTTCGTGCTCGACGACTCGCGGGACACCTTGGCGTCCGCCGTGGCAGCACGGGAGAACGCCGCCTCGGCGGCGGCCGCGGCCGAGCTCGCCAACGCCATGAGCCGCGTGCTCGACGCTGGCTCGCTGTCGCGCTCGGTGCGCCTGGCGGACCTGTTGCAGAAGTCTGCGCTCGCGTCCTTCGCGCAGTCCTACTCCGACGAGCCGGACGGAGGAGTGAAGCGCGCGGGCTTCTACGTGCTCGCCGGCGCTCGCATGCCGGCGGTCCTGTTCGAGACGAGCTTCATCTCGAACCCGCTGGGTGAGTCGCGGCTCAACACCGGGGACTATCGGCAGAAGCTCGCGGACGCGATCGTGAACTCGGTGCGGGCCTACCGGGAAGGGCGCTGA
- a CDS encoding TraR/DksA C4-type zinc finger protein — protein sequence MTKAQLKKFKELLDEKRMEIIRKAQQTLDEDMTLDANDLPDEMDLASSEYLQSFTFRLRGREKAFLDKIQKALEKIDSGSFGVCDDCGERISVKRLEARPETTLCIRCKEDQERVEKDFG from the coding sequence CTGACGAAAGCTCAGCTCAAGAAATTCAAGGAGCTGCTGGACGAAAAGCGGATGGAGATCATCCGCAAAGCGCAGCAGACCTTGGACGAGGACATGACCCTCGACGCCAACGACCTGCCGGACGAGATGGACCTGGCCTCCAGCGAGTACCTTCAGTCCTTCACGTTCCGCCTGCGCGGCCGCGAGAAGGCGTTCCTGGACAAGATCCAGAAGGCGCTGGAGAAGATCGACTCCGGCAGTTTCGGCGTGTGCGACGACTGCGGGGAACGCATCTCGGTCAAACGCCTCGAGGCGCGCCCGGAAACCACGCTCTGCATCCGCTGCAAAGAGGATCAAGAGCGGGTCGAAAAAGACTTCGGCTGA
- the uvrA gene encoding excinuclease ABC subunit UvrA: MLDKLVVKSASQHNLKDVSCELPRNRLVVITGPSGSGKSSLAFDTIYAEGQRRYVESLSAYARQFLDQLPKPRVESIEGLSPAIAIEQRALGKSPRSTVGTVTEIADYLRLLFARVGVPHCPISGKVLRAYTVQEIVDAVVARGEGARAAILAPVVRKRKGELRAELEQLRRDGFVRARVDGTQVDLGEELDLDRNKAHDLDVVVDRIVVKAGVKGRVTDSVELALKLGDGTVLIDPVDGSEPVVMSERLVSWEHGITLPPLEPRLFSFNSPHGACPVCDGLGMRSAIDPARIVPDDTRTLREGAVAAFGRRGSVATATEVAALVEALGVSPDKPWKDLPDEQRQAILFGSGGKAKRKGSSYEGIVARLERMLETGELEDQEDHDDYEGAIGPEDLGRFVVSQVCAECQGRRLRPEALSVKLGGRAISEVSTLPLRKLKDFLNELSESESMVGRDAAIAKPLLKAVIERTGFLIDVGLDYLTLDRPAHTLSGGEGQRIRLATQIGASLVGVLYVLDEPSVGLHARDNERLLLAVRRLVEKGNSVIVVEHDRDAILAADYVVDMGPGAGAHGGTIVATGTPADLMQNPASVTGPYLSGEKRLPLPKVRVKPGKKKLCVVGARAHNLRDVKLEIPLGCITAVTGVSGSGKSSLIVDTLLSAARAELYGATGWVGPCDRIEGLGQIDKVISIDQAPIGRTPRSNPATYTGIFTHLREVYAGLPDARARGYKPGRFSFNVKGGRCEACQGDGVLRIEMHFLPDVYVTCDACGGRRYNRETLEIRYRGMSIADALDLTVDEAFDLFESLPRIAQRLSALRQVGLGYVQLGQPATTLSGGEAQRVKLATELARKATGSTLYVLDEPTTGLHFQDIELLTHALTGLRDAGNSIVLIEHNMDLVACADWVVDLGPEGGEGGGRIVAEGTPEEVSEAVDSHTGRYLGEVLRRDARPAQKPQPAPAASARRGARGR, translated from the coding sequence ATGCTCGACAAGCTCGTCGTCAAGAGCGCCTCTCAGCACAACCTGAAGGACGTGAGCTGTGAGCTGCCCCGCAACCGGCTGGTGGTGATCACCGGGCCGAGCGGCTCGGGCAAGTCGTCGCTGGCCTTCGACACCATCTACGCCGAAGGCCAACGCCGCTACGTGGAGTCGCTCTCTGCCTACGCACGCCAGTTCCTGGATCAGCTGCCGAAACCTCGCGTCGAGAGCATCGAGGGGCTGAGCCCGGCCATCGCCATCGAACAGCGCGCGCTCGGCAAGAGCCCGCGCTCTACCGTCGGTACGGTCACCGAGATCGCGGACTACCTGCGGCTCTTGTTCGCACGGGTGGGCGTCCCGCACTGCCCCATCTCGGGCAAGGTGCTGCGCGCCTATACGGTGCAGGAGATCGTGGACGCGGTCGTCGCCCGCGGCGAGGGCGCCCGCGCAGCCATCCTGGCTCCGGTCGTGCGCAAGCGCAAAGGCGAGCTCCGGGCCGAGCTCGAGCAGCTGCGCCGTGACGGCTTCGTGCGTGCACGCGTCGACGGGACACAAGTCGACCTGGGCGAAGAGCTCGACCTCGACCGTAACAAGGCCCACGACCTGGACGTCGTCGTCGATCGCATCGTGGTCAAGGCGGGCGTCAAGGGGCGGGTCACCGACTCCGTCGAGCTGGCGCTGAAGCTGGGCGACGGCACCGTGCTCATCGACCCGGTGGACGGCAGCGAGCCCGTGGTGATGAGCGAACGCCTGGTGAGCTGGGAGCACGGCATCACGCTGCCGCCCCTCGAGCCACGCCTGTTCTCCTTCAACAGCCCGCACGGAGCCTGCCCGGTCTGCGACGGCCTGGGCATGCGCTCGGCGATCGACCCGGCGCGCATCGTGCCCGACGACACGCGCACGCTACGCGAGGGCGCGGTGGCGGCGTTCGGCCGACGCGGCTCGGTGGCCACCGCCACGGAGGTGGCCGCGCTGGTCGAGGCGCTGGGCGTCAGCCCGGACAAGCCCTGGAAAGATCTGCCGGACGAGCAGCGCCAGGCCATCCTGTTCGGCAGCGGCGGCAAGGCCAAGAGGAAGGGATCGAGCTACGAGGGCATCGTGGCGCGGCTCGAGCGCATGCTCGAGACCGGCGAGCTCGAAGACCAGGAGGACCACGACGACTACGAGGGTGCCATCGGCCCGGAGGATCTGGGGCGCTTCGTCGTGAGCCAGGTTTGCGCCGAGTGCCAAGGACGGCGCCTGCGTCCGGAGGCGCTGTCGGTCAAGCTCGGCGGTCGCGCCATCTCGGAGGTCAGCACGCTGCCGTTGCGCAAGCTGAAGGACTTCCTGAACGAGCTCAGCGAGAGCGAGTCCATGGTCGGCCGCGACGCCGCCATCGCCAAACCCCTGCTCAAGGCCGTGATCGAGCGAACCGGGTTCCTGATCGACGTCGGGCTCGACTACCTGACGCTCGACCGTCCGGCTCACACCCTGTCCGGCGGCGAGGGCCAGCGCATCCGTCTGGCGACCCAGATCGGCGCGTCTCTCGTCGGCGTCCTCTACGTGCTCGACGAGCCGAGCGTGGGCCTGCACGCCCGCGACAACGAGCGCCTGCTCTTGGCGGTGCGCCGCCTGGTCGAGAAGGGCAACAGCGTGATCGTGGTCGAGCACGATCGCGACGCCATCCTGGCGGCGGACTACGTGGTGGACATGGGGCCGGGCGCCGGCGCGCACGGCGGCACCATCGTCGCCACCGGGACGCCCGCCGACCTGATGCAGAACCCGGCGTCCGTCACCGGCCCCTACCTGTCCGGGGAGAAGCGCCTGCCGCTGCCCAAGGTCCGGGTGAAACCCGGCAAGAAGAAGCTGTGCGTGGTGGGCGCGCGGGCCCACAACCTGCGAGACGTGAAGCTCGAGATCCCGCTCGGTTGCATCACCGCGGTGACCGGCGTGAGCGGCTCTGGCAAGAGCAGCTTGATCGTGGACACGCTGCTCTCGGCCGCGCGCGCGGAGCTGTACGGCGCCACGGGCTGGGTCGGGCCCTGCGATCGCATCGAAGGCCTCGGCCAAATCGACAAGGTGATCAGCATCGATCAGGCGCCCATCGGCCGCACACCGCGCTCGAACCCGGCGACCTACACCGGCATCTTCACGCACCTTCGCGAGGTGTACGCCGGGCTGCCGGACGCTCGGGCGCGTGGCTACAAGCCCGGGCGCTTCTCCTTCAACGTGAAGGGCGGGCGTTGCGAGGCGTGCCAGGGCGACGGCGTGTTGCGCATCGAGATGCACTTCTTGCCCGACGTGTACGTGACCTGCGACGCCTGCGGCGGGCGGCGCTACAACCGCGAGACGCTCGAGATCCGTTACCGCGGCATGTCCATCGCCGACGCGTTGGACCTGACCGTGGACGAAGCCTTCGACCTGTTCGAGTCCCTGCCCCGCATCGCGCAGCGCCTGAGCGCGCTACGCCAGGTGGGCCTGGGCTACGTGCAGCTCGGCCAGCCAGCCACCACGCTGTCCGGCGGCGAGGCGCAGCGCGTGAAGCTGGCCACGGAGCTGGCGCGCAAGGCCACGGGCAGCACGCTCTACGTGCTCGACGAGCCCACCACCGGCCTGCACTTCCAGGACATCGAGCTCCTGACCCACGCGCTCACGGGCCTGCGCGACGCCGGCAACTCCATCGTGCTCATCGAGCACAACATGGACCTGGTGGCGTGCGCGGACTGGGTGGTCGATCTCGGCCCCGAGGGCGGCGAAGGCGGCGGACGTATCGTCGCCGAGGGCACGCCGGAGGAGGTCTCCGAAGCCGTGGACAGCCACACCGGGCGTTACCTGGGGGAGGTGCTGCGCCGCGACGCACGCCCGGCGCAGAAGCCGCAGCCCGCGCCCGCCGCGAGCGCACGCCGCGGCGCGCGCGGGCGCTGA
- a CDS encoding SUMF1/EgtB/PvdO family nonheme iron enzyme, with protein sequence MISPEYGPLIPLLVAMLPLPSAVPPEAQLAAASAASVPVIAELPQACPDDMALVDGSSCPVVEYQCDRFVDEASPSCAEYARKPECRYNEEPRRFCVDRHEWPNRVGEKPAVFVTWYEARKSCESVGKRLCKRAEWTLACEGPKRAPYPYGWERLPSPCNVSRPVQEADAKKLVSPGSRAAEIARLWQADPIGSHPECVSAFGAFDMVGNVDEWTDNSEEGGAQVSTLNGGYWGPVRNTCRLTTKTHGPEFQFYQIGFRCCADAQDGISAALPPEPRPKHELDQRKGPGGWPVPVSEERRADGAEPSG encoded by the coding sequence GTGATTTCGCCCGAGTACGGCCCCCTGATCCCGCTCCTGGTCGCGATGCTGCCGCTGCCGAGCGCGGTGCCGCCCGAGGCGCAGCTGGCCGCGGCCTCGGCCGCCAGCGTCCCCGTCATCGCGGAGCTGCCCCAGGCCTGCCCCGATGACATGGCCCTGGTAGACGGCAGCTCGTGCCCGGTGGTCGAGTACCAGTGCGATCGCTTCGTCGACGAGGCGAGCCCGAGCTGCGCCGAGTACGCCCGCAAGCCGGAGTGCCGCTACAACGAGGAGCCGCGCCGCTTCTGCGTGGACCGTCACGAGTGGCCGAACCGCGTCGGCGAGAAGCCCGCGGTCTTCGTGACCTGGTACGAGGCCCGCAAGTCCTGCGAGAGCGTCGGCAAGCGCTTGTGCAAGCGGGCCGAGTGGACGCTGGCGTGCGAGGGTCCGAAGCGCGCGCCGTACCCCTACGGCTGGGAGCGTCTGCCGAGCCCGTGCAACGTGAGCCGACCGGTGCAAGAGGCCGACGCGAAGAAGCTCGTCTCACCCGGCTCGCGCGCCGCGGAGATCGCCCGCCTCTGGCAGGCGGATCCGATCGGGAGCCACCCCGAATGCGTGAGCGCGTTCGGCGCGTTCGACATGGTGGGCAACGTGGACGAGTGGACGGACAACTCGGAAGAAGGCGGCGCTCAAGTCTCGACGCTGAACGGCGGCTACTGGGGGCCCGTCCGGAACACCTGCCGGCTCACGACCAAGACCCACGGCCCCGAGTTTCAGTTCTATCAAATCGGCTTTCGCTGCTGCGCCGACGCCCAGGACGGGATCTCCGCGGCGCTGCCGCCGGAGCCACGCCCGAAGCACGAGCTCGACCAGAGGAAAGGCCCCGGCGGCTGGCCGGTGCCGGTCAGCGAGGAGCGGCGGGCGGACGGCGCCGAGCCGAGCGGCTAG
- a CDS encoding SUMF1/EgtB/PvdO family nonheme iron enzyme yields the protein MSAAVVPQRAAERPSRGTRRLVALGAATLCAFGGLGLVAPRWVAPERPAQLAHAPRDVIARAAGRATPPAPAVAPLESGTCGPDMQLVAGTYCPYVGHRCLEWIQENRDRCRRYDEKILCEGQKVQKRFCIDRYEYPNQAGALPAVMTSWVEAEQACKAEGKRLCTESEWTFACEGEAKLPYPYGFERNAEACNIDRHYRDPNFSAFSHDRLISDEVSRLDQRVPSGAMSGCVSPFGVHDMTGNVDEWVVNEDPKLDKDEDVSSLKGGYWGPIRARCRPVTNSHNRWFRFYQVGFRCCADPKGSTQPVLP from the coding sequence ATGTCCGCCGCGGTCGTGCCCCAGCGTGCAGCCGAGCGCCCCTCGCGGGGGACGCGCCGGCTCGTCGCGCTGGGCGCGGCGACCCTGTGCGCGTTCGGTGGCCTGGGGCTAGTCGCGCCGCGTTGGGTGGCCCCGGAGCGGCCGGCGCAGCTCGCCCACGCACCCCGCGACGTCATCGCTCGGGCGGCCGGGCGCGCCACGCCGCCGGCGCCCGCGGTGGCCCCGCTGGAGAGCGGGACGTGCGGTCCCGACATGCAGCTGGTCGCGGGCACGTACTGCCCCTACGTCGGGCACCGTTGCCTGGAGTGGATCCAGGAAAACCGCGATCGCTGCCGGCGCTACGACGAGAAGATCCTGTGCGAGGGGCAGAAGGTGCAGAAGCGCTTCTGCATCGACCGCTACGAGTACCCGAACCAGGCGGGCGCGCTGCCGGCGGTGATGACCAGCTGGGTGGAGGCGGAGCAAGCCTGCAAGGCCGAAGGCAAGCGGCTCTGCACCGAGAGCGAGTGGACCTTCGCGTGCGAGGGCGAGGCGAAGCTGCCGTACCCGTACGGGTTCGAGCGCAACGCCGAGGCCTGCAACATCGACCGCCACTACCGTGACCCCAACTTCTCCGCGTTCTCCCACGACCGACTCATCTCGGACGAGGTGTCGCGGCTCGATCAGCGCGTCCCGAGCGGGGCGATGAGCGGGTGCGTGAGCCCGTTCGGCGTGCACGACATGACCGGGAACGTGGACGAGTGGGTCGTGAACGAGGACCCCAAGCTGGACAAGGACGAGGACGTCTCCAGCCTGAAAGGGGGCTACTGGGGGCCGATCCGTGCGCGCTGCCGCCCGGTCACCAACTCGCACAACCGCTGGTTCCGCTTCTATCAGGTGGGTTTCCGCTGCTGCGCGGATCCCAAGGGCTCGACTCAGCCAGTCTTGCCATGA
- a CDS encoding serine/threonine protein kinase: MKACAECARLYPDDAGFCPVDGRELVSATQAPIASADGDARIGQVMCNRYQVRRVVADGGMGRVYEALDMVDKRNVALKILHPDVATDNVSLERFKREFEVSKQLPHNHIVEVTDFQPTHDGSYALVMEFLYGEELRATLKRESVLPPERVIRMVSQIALALDEAHAKKLVHRDLKPDNVFLCQTREGDIVKILDFGSVKDKSDPAKKLTVMGTTIGSPYYMAPEQAQGLETLDHRADVWALAAISYECLVGTVPFKGNNGPSILLEILTKEPTAPSIAAQGKPNPMPPTVDRVMVHAFKKNPSMRIPSIGALADALGHAFGLEGSHREWATVPQEQLGAIVRDKLPQMMQAAGVPAPDVADNFFGESEAFGAAPGAAHPAPPGPVGQYGAYPDDLVPMGVPKSGNFGLLLAFAVGGIALLLGVVIVVVLFR; encoded by the coding sequence GTGAAGGCTTGTGCCGAATGTGCCCGGCTCTACCCGGACGACGCCGGCTTCTGCCCCGTCGACGGTCGCGAGCTGGTCAGCGCCACCCAGGCCCCGATCGCGTCCGCGGACGGCGACGCGCGTATCGGCCAGGTGATGTGCAACCGCTATCAGGTGCGGCGGGTCGTCGCCGACGGCGGCATGGGGCGCGTGTACGAAGCGCTCGACATGGTCGACAAGCGCAACGTCGCGCTCAAGATCCTGCACCCGGACGTGGCCACGGACAACGTGTCGCTCGAGCGCTTCAAGCGTGAGTTCGAGGTCAGCAAGCAGCTCCCGCACAACCACATCGTGGAGGTGACCGACTTCCAGCCGACGCACGACGGCAGCTACGCGCTGGTGATGGAGTTCCTCTACGGCGAGGAGCTCCGGGCCACGCTCAAGCGCGAGAGCGTGCTGCCGCCGGAGCGCGTGATCCGCATGGTGAGCCAGATCGCGCTGGCGCTCGACGAGGCGCACGCCAAGAAGCTGGTTCACCGGGATCTGAAGCCGGACAACGTGTTCTTGTGTCAGACCCGCGAGGGCGACATCGTCAAGATCCTCGATTTCGGCTCGGTGAAGGACAAGAGCGATCCGGCCAAGAAGCTCACCGTGATGGGCACCACCATCGGGTCTCCGTATTACATGGCTCCGGAGCAAGCCCAGGGCCTGGAGACGCTGGACCACCGCGCGGACGTCTGGGCGCTGGCCGCGATCTCCTACGAGTGTCTGGTGGGGACGGTGCCGTTCAAGGGCAACAACGGGCCGAGCATCCTGCTCGAGATCCTGACCAAGGAGCCGACCGCGCCGAGCATCGCGGCGCAGGGCAAGCCGAACCCCATGCCGCCGACGGTGGACCGCGTGATGGTGCACGCGTTCAAGAAGAACCCGTCGATGCGCATCCCCTCCATCGGCGCCCTCGCGGACGCGCTCGGGCACGCCTTCGGCCTGGAGGGATCGCACCGTGAGTGGGCGACGGTGCCCCAGGAGCAGCTCGGCGCGATCGTGCGCGACAAGCTGCCCCAGATGATGCAAGCAGCGGGCGTGCCGGCGCCCGACGTCGCCGACAACTTCTTCGGCGAGAGCGAGGCGTTCGGCGCCGCCCCTGGCGCGGCCCACCCGGCGCCCCCGGGTCCTGTCGGGCAATACGGGGCCTACCCGGACGACCTGGTTCCCATGGGTGTGCCGAAGTCGGGCAACTTCGGTCTGCTCCTGGCCTTCGCCGTGGGGGGGATCGCGCTTCTCCTCGGGGTCGTCATCGTGGTCGTGCTGTTCCGCTGA